A section of the Subtercola frigoramans genome encodes:
- a CDS encoding MGH1-like glycoside hydrolase domain-containing protein — translation MTDSERLRLAQANDGSVAWRDWGPYVAERAWGSVREDYSADGDAWASFPHDHARSRTYRWNDDGMAGFSDVGQKWCLALALHNGVDPILKERMFGLTGPEGNHGEDVKEYWWYLDSTPTHSFNTWRYHYPQAEFPYDDLIATNARRSKLEPEYELVDTGIFDDSRYWVVTVDYAKEGPHDLLMQITLENAGSDAATIEVLPTLWYRNTWSWGYEGQGEKPRLHSPERAGSSTIVGEAPDGHRLVLIGEPGGHPLFCDNETNTARLFASGAPDDDARESPAFPKDGINDFIVAGAATVNPANEGTKAALHYSVEVAPGESRVIRVRLTGGFAEQPSAPVSLDTGSFDTGSFDELVSLRKQEADEFYAGVTPADASDDEARVLRQAFAGLLWSKQFFHFNVDKWLAGDPASPPPPPERLTIRNQHWRHLDAHDVILMPDPWEYPWFAAWDLAFHCVTLAHIDPEFAKAQLILMLREWYMHPSGQLPAYEWNFSDVNPPTHAWAALQVFLLDGGTDFSFLARVFHKLLMNFTWWTNNKDHGDNNLFEGGFMGLDNIAPLDRSKLPPEVGILEQADATAWMAMYALDLLNIAVRLASNDRSYEDVATKFFEHFLQIADSANDTALWDDTDAYFYDVLHLADGRDVPLKVRSLVGLVPVAASLAFVARGQLDLPEFKTRVAWFLTNHPRLAKAVHGRHGPEDDRYLLALVSPERLHRIVTKVFNEQGMLSHHGIRGISAYHREHPFSVEVNGQTASVDYEPAESTSGLFGGNSNWRGPVWFPLNVLLIEALRNYSSAVDEPVGGDPGPQVDPQVEFPLGSGVFMSLDSVADALSHRLISVFLPGPDGRRPADARYELLSTDPRWKDNVFFYEYFDGDTGQGLGASHQTGWTALVAHLILTTGSREAPLTGEV, via the coding sequence ATGACTGACTCCGAACGGCTCCGGCTGGCGCAGGCGAACGACGGGTCTGTCGCCTGGCGCGACTGGGGGCCGTATGTCGCCGAGCGCGCCTGGGGTTCGGTTCGCGAGGACTACAGCGCCGACGGTGACGCCTGGGCATCGTTCCCGCACGACCATGCACGAAGCCGCACCTACCGCTGGAACGACGACGGCATGGCGGGCTTCAGCGACGTCGGGCAGAAGTGGTGCCTCGCCCTTGCCCTGCACAACGGTGTCGACCCGATTCTCAAAGAACGCATGTTCGGCCTCACCGGCCCCGAGGGCAATCACGGCGAAGACGTCAAGGAGTACTGGTGGTATCTCGACAGCACGCCGACCCACTCATTCAACACGTGGCGCTATCACTACCCGCAGGCCGAGTTCCCCTATGACGACCTCATCGCTACGAACGCCCGGCGCAGCAAGCTCGAGCCTGAATACGAGCTGGTCGACACGGGGATCTTCGACGACTCCCGGTACTGGGTGGTCACCGTCGACTATGCCAAAGAGGGCCCGCACGACCTCCTGATGCAGATCACGCTCGAGAACGCCGGTTCGGATGCTGCCACCATCGAGGTTCTGCCGACACTCTGGTACCGCAACACCTGGTCCTGGGGGTACGAGGGCCAGGGCGAGAAGCCGCGGCTTCACTCCCCCGAGCGCGCCGGGTCATCGACCATCGTCGGAGAAGCTCCCGATGGGCACCGCCTGGTTCTGATCGGAGAGCCCGGCGGGCATCCACTCTTCTGTGACAACGAGACCAACACAGCACGGCTGTTTGCCTCTGGTGCCCCGGACGACGATGCACGCGAATCGCCGGCATTCCCCAAAGACGGCATCAACGACTTCATCGTTGCGGGAGCTGCGACGGTCAATCCCGCGAATGAGGGGACAAAGGCGGCGCTGCACTATTCGGTGGAGGTTGCACCGGGAGAGTCGCGGGTGATCAGGGTTCGGTTGACGGGCGGGTTCGCGGAGCAGCCCTCGGCCCCTGTGTCGCTCGACACTGGTTCGTTCGACACTGGTTCTTTCGATGAGCTGGTGAGCCTGCGAAAGCAGGAGGCCGACGAGTTCTACGCCGGGGTCACGCCCGCCGACGCCAGCGACGATGAGGCACGGGTGCTGCGCCAGGCCTTTGCGGGGCTGCTCTGGTCGAAGCAGTTCTTCCATTTCAACGTCGACAAGTGGCTCGCGGGAGACCCGGCCTCTCCCCCGCCACCGCCGGAACGCCTGACGATCAGGAACCAGCACTGGCGGCACCTCGACGCCCACGATGTGATCCTGATGCCCGACCCGTGGGAATACCCGTGGTTCGCCGCCTGGGACCTGGCCTTCCACTGCGTGACCCTGGCTCACATCGATCCGGAGTTCGCCAAGGCGCAACTCATTCTCATGCTGCGCGAGTGGTACATGCATCCGAGCGGCCAGCTTCCGGCCTACGAGTGGAACTTCTCCGATGTGAACCCGCCGACCCACGCCTGGGCGGCGCTGCAGGTCTTTCTGCTCGACGGCGGAACCGACTTCAGCTTTCTGGCGCGGGTGTTCCACAAGCTGCTGATGAACTTCACCTGGTGGACGAACAACAAGGATCACGGGGACAACAACCTGTTCGAGGGCGGGTTCATGGGGCTCGACAACATCGCCCCCCTCGACCGCTCGAAACTGCCGCCCGAAGTCGGCATCCTCGAGCAAGCCGATGCGACGGCGTGGATGGCGATGTACGCGCTCGACCTGCTGAACATCGCGGTTCGACTTGCTTCGAACGACCGCTCGTACGAAGACGTGGCCACGAAGTTCTTCGAGCATTTTCTGCAGATCGCCGACTCGGCGAACGACACCGCTCTCTGGGACGACACCGACGCCTACTTCTACGACGTGCTCCATCTCGCAGACGGCCGCGACGTGCCGCTCAAAGTCCGATCCCTGGTCGGACTCGTGCCCGTCGCCGCCTCGCTCGCTTTCGTGGCTCGCGGGCAGCTCGATCTGCCGGAGTTCAAGACACGGGTCGCCTGGTTTCTCACCAATCACCCGCGGCTCGCCAAAGCGGTGCATGGCCGCCACGGGCCGGAGGACGACCGGTACCTGCTGGCCCTTGTCTCGCCGGAGCGATTGCACCGCATCGTGACGAAGGTCTTCAACGAGCAGGGGATGCTGTCACACCACGGTATCCGCGGAATCTCTGCGTATCATCGCGAGCACCCGTTCAGTGTCGAGGTGAATGGGCAGACTGCGAGCGTCGACTACGAACCAGCGGAATCCACCTCCGGGCTCTTCGGAGGCAATTCCAACTGGCGCGGGCCGGTGTGGTTTCCGCTCAACGTGCTGCTCATCGAAGCGCTCCGCAACTACAGTTCGGCTGTCGACGAGCCCGTTGGCGGTGACCCCGGACCCCAAGTCGACCCGCAGGTCGAGTTCCCGCTCGGCTCTGGCGTCTTCATGAGCCTCGATTCCGTCGCCGACGCTCTCTCACACCGGCTCATCTCCGTGTTCCTGCCCGGGCCTGATGGCAGGCGGCCAGCGGATGCTCGGTACGAGCTGCTCTCGACCGACCCCCGGTGGAAGGACAACGTCTTCTTCTACGAGTACTTCGACGGCGATACCGGCCAGGGCCTCGGTGCCTCGCACCAGACGGGGTGGACCGCACTGGTCGCGCATCTCATCCTGACCACCGGGAGCCGTGAGGCACCGCTGACCGGCGAAGTCTGA
- a CDS encoding ArsR/SmtB family transcription factor: MDADTRACGRETDSEYVELAVEIFAMLADATRVRLILALRDGELSVNSLAEIVDKSPAAVSQHLAKLRLARIVSTRHHGQRVFYRLENEHASKLVTDAIFQAEHSLGDNPRHHHPQHQQAHEQTTTAGAQQ; the protein is encoded by the coding sequence ATGGATGCAGATACGCGGGCTTGCGGGCGCGAGACCGACAGCGAATACGTCGAGCTTGCCGTCGAAATCTTCGCCATGTTGGCCGACGCGACCAGAGTACGTCTGATTCTCGCGCTGCGCGACGGGGAACTCTCGGTCAACTCGCTCGCTGAGATCGTCGATAAGAGCCCGGCCGCCGTGTCTCAACACCTCGCAAAGCTGCGGCTCGCGCGAATTGTCTCGACGCGGCATCACGGCCAGCGCGTGTTCTACCGGCTCGAGAACGAGCACGCGTCGAAACTCGTCACGGATGCTATCTTCCAGGCAGAACATTCCCTTGGAGACAATCCACGGCACCACCACCCACAGCACCAGCAAGCCCATGAACAAACGACCACGGCAGGCGCGCAACAGTGA